AGTTATTTGAGATAACTTACTTGTAGCCTAAAGAAGCTCTTCACATATGTAAGATTGCTACACATCCGTGTTTTGGCTGAAACCTCAGTGGACATAATGGACAGTTTCAAAGCCACATAATTAAAAGATAAACCTGAGCCCAACCGAGAAAACCATGAACATGGCAAATATTCATGCCACTATACACAATGGAGATTGGACGTAAAGCATTTTCTTTacttttggctctgtactccaacaGTTcacatttgagattaaattatgAATATGAGGCAAAACAACAGCATGTCAGCTTTTCTTTGAGGGTATTTATCATACATATGTTTTACTGTtcagaaatgaaagcactttcaGAAATAAAAGCAGCCCACCCCCCTACCTATAGTGTATTAAAGTAGCCAAAGGTTTAGTATGTGTTTTGGGTTATGATTACCCAATGCCCAATTTTAACTGAATGGTGAATGATGACTGGAGTCATTTTCTTTCTAAGTGAGCCAAtaagatgtttctgaacacttctaaatGAATCCGGATAGAGTGAGAAAGttactacaacaaaacatgctaacctctcaccattaccaataacagggaaGGTTAGCATTTTGGGTGAGGTATGATCTTtgtgcctctgtaactttctcatgattcattcatgattatccataatcatggtagcatccaacttaatgtagaagtgttcagaaacatcttctattcttatttacaataaaagtgactccaagaTGACATTATATTATTCACCATTTAGTTCCTATCGGGTAAAACATCCTCTGACACACAACcaaaaactgcaaatgcatccaacaaatttgcAGTCACAAGCTTGATAACGTCATTGCGTGCAAGGTGCTACATTTATGAGTGGCCCTGATTTTAATAGGTCTGACAAAAAAGCCATACATATGACATCAGATATGCCGTTAATATAAAACATGTTCACATTCTGTCCAGTTTGATGCGTAAAATAAGCAATATTGTGTGCCTAAATTAATAGCTTTTTCTTTTACTATAATATTGGACAAGCACGCGCACTGTGCATGCACCAGCATTGTTGACAAGTAGCTGAGAGAGCTATGATTGGTCCATTGCGATGGGTGTTTCCGCATTCTGTTGTGAGCTGTCAGTGCGAGTGTAACTTGGAAAGCGCACTGTCGTCTCTCTTAAGTAACTATCTTATCATCCATTCCCGGGGGACTACCCGTTAAACGGTTGAGATCCAGGATGCCCTATGTACTCGTTAGTACTCAGATCCGGCTGGTTAGTATTCCTCTTCCCGTCATAGCATACAGACTGCATCCTTGCGGTTGACGCGCACGCCGAAATGTTATAGAGACTAAAGACTTTGTAAAGGAAGGCTCTGCAACAATGTCGCCGATTTTGACGTGTAGCTTATTACATAGGTATCAGCTATGTCCATGTTTGCAACATTGTAACATTTGCAAACATGGAAGCGAAACAAATTCGAACTAGTGCATAGCAGCTCGCGTCTCGTTTCTTTTTCTTCAGTACACCAAATTAAAAACACGttcactgctcagtcagataaaGTATGTAGGCCTATTTCTGTGCATAACTGGTAAATTGTTATAGAGATTGTGGATGGCATGCCATGCATATTTTCGGTGTTTGTCAATGTATTTCAAGAATGcaacggagtgtacaaaacattaacatcgttccatgacaaactgaccaggcgaatccaggtgaaagctatgatcccttattgatgtcacttgttaattccacttcaatcagtgcagatgaaggggaggagacaggttaaagaaggatttttaaatcttgagatatggattgtgtgtgtgtgccattcagagggtgaatgggcaagacaaaagatttaagtgcctttgagcacactggtttgtgtcaagaactgcaacgctgctgggtttttcacactgaaCCGTTTCCTGTGTGCATCAAGAAAGGTCCTTCCTAATATTGTGTATCAATATTAGTAAtgtgttaatgttttgtacactctgcaTATAGCATTTGTGCACACACCTGAATATCTGTTTTTCAGGAGACTGGGCCAACCATGGTCGGAGATGTATACTCTGACCCAGCAATAATGAACTACCTGGGAGCCAGGAAAACCACCATGCTGGGGAACAATTTGTGAGTGTTGAGTATATCTCATTGTATGTCTCCATCCTTACGGCCAAGATTATGACAAACCTCTGAGCGACGGAAGAatggtgtagtagtggtataaGTTGAACCAGAGCAGGACATAGGCTGTTTCTCTGTAGTTTGGGAGCAGACAAGCAGAGCTGATCGAACAACAGGGAAGTGTTGTCATTGCGGATCTGCCACAAGTGCTTTTGGGAAATGAACCAAGGTGTGGAGGGAATAATCACAAACACAATCCTGGCTCATTTAGCTGAGTTCTCCTGCGTGTGTTCGCATTCCTGACAGAGTTCACAGAATGAGTTTGACATTTTACATCTGAGAAAAAACTCAACTTTCTGCCCCTTGCAGCTCGGAGTACCACGTGGACGAACCTCCACGGTTGGTGTTGGACAAGTTGGAGAAGATTGGCTTCCGCATGGTGACGATGACAGGCGTGGGACAAACGCTGGTGTGGTGCATGCACAAGGAGACTGAGTGACCTGACTGTGGATCAATGACACTGATAGTGTGTCTTGGGCCACAAGGTTGTGGTGGTAGTGTTCTGTCCAATGAGGAGCAGGAGCTAAAAACCTATATTGTACGTATTACATCAAAAATCAAGGATGGACTCTATACGTTCATTTTGCTACTGTTCTTTGTGATGTAATGGTCCTTTGtcttccatttatttattttttagcaaGGGGTGCAGATGACTGAATTTCAAATGATCAATTCTCCAGATCGTTATTTGCCTCGTTAGCAAATGTGTGAATTTGTATAATGATACTACTTGTCCAAAATCTTTTGTACTCCCATTCAAACTCACTCCAATGTGATGGAGCAGCTACCAAATGTGTGTAGTGGCTTGTTCATAATCTATCATAGCAATGGGTTTACAGACTTCAGTGAAACAGGACGATGTCAAGAAAACTACATTCCAGAGAGGAATGTAGTTCACTTCATTACTAACTGAACCTGAATGTCAAGAGTATGATGTTGAATCAGTTCCAAAGTTTTACATTGCCTTTAGGCCAAGCAAATATTCCTCTATCCTGAATCCGATTCCATTTTCTCAAATGCTCTGTAAACAGGTGTCGATTTAACAGTGAACTGCTTAATTATGGGCCATTCCCAACATtgcagagaaagaaaatagaaaagtaataacacgtaataaatacacaatgaataatgataacttggctatatacaaggggtaccagtacaatgTACAGGgttatgaggtaattgaggtagatatgtacatacaaCTAAGAAATAAGTGACAGATAAAACTGACAAAAGTTGGTGTAAAAAGGAGCTGTGTGAGAATGTTAGTTTTCATATCATTGGTAATATAATTAGATGCATGTGAAGAAATAATAAAGGTGATTTGATATTTGTTCCGTGGCATGTCCCAACTCTCAAGGAGGTAGAGGTTGGAAGTCTGATCTCCCTGTCTGCCATCTGTCAGTACAATATGGTAAGCATTACATTTGTTGGACAAATGTGTCATGCTCTCTGAAAAAAAAAAGCTCTAAACAAGCCTTTGGAACTGTGCCTTCACGCCTCAGGTTGAGGGGAAATATGGCACGTCTGCAGTGGTTTTTAGACTCTCAAAGTGGGCCAGTGAGACCTCTGTACATAGGGGGAAGTTAGTCGGGTCCTGTAAGTGTGACGAGTGTGCTGCAGGCATGCCTGGTGGAGACCATCTGAGCCAGCACTTCCGCTGCTACTGGGTGGTTTCATTAGTCTCTGGGCTGCCAGCGCATGTCTGAGGCTAACCCCAGTTCACCAAGCCTTCGCCAGGCCTGTTGCCGTGACTTGGCCACAATTTACACCTAAATATCAAAAGGGCCCCTAATTTCTCCATGCGGGCGCAACTGTGGTCGGTTCCAGGTTCTGCTGGCATCTGAGGAGCTGCCAGCTTCCACACGGACAGAGGATCTGAGGAAGAGGATGCTGTGAAGATGCCGCCGGAGGCTTCTCCTGTTGATTGAATGGCTTTTGTTGGGACGCCACATCTTCCTGTTTCATTTGCATGCAGCACAATCTGCTGGCACTGGGCAC
This genomic stretch from Oncorhynchus kisutch isolate 150728-3 linkage group LG7, Okis_V2, whole genome shotgun sequence harbors:
- the gchfr gene encoding GTP cyclohydrolase 1 feedback regulatory protein, translated to MPYVLVSTQIRLETGPTMVGDVYSDPAIMNYLGARKTTMLGNNFSEYHVDEPPRLVLDKLEKIGFRMVTMTGVGQTLVWCMHKETE